The DNA region TTATTTTTTGCAGCTGTGAGAATGATAAAGTAAAAGACAACGAAGAATTTGAAGTAAATGAAGACGTAGCCAGTTTTAAAGAAGTAGGAACAATCACTATTGGTGGTGCAGGAGCTGCTGAAATTAGTGCCTATGACGAAACTACTAAAAGACTTTTTACAGTAAATAACAGTGCTACGAATCAAATTGATGTAATTGATTTATCAAATCCGATGAGTCCTGTTAAATTAGCGGTTATCAACTTAACTCCTTATAATGGTGCTTCGAATAGTGTGGCGGTTTATGGAGGTAAATTGGCTGTGGCTTTAGAATCAACTACTAACAAACAATCGAATGGAAAAGTAGTGGTTTTTAACACTTCGGATTATAGTTTAGTTAAAGAAATTACGGTAGGTGCTTTGCCAGATATGGTAACTTTTTCGCCAGATGGAAAATACATTATGACGGCTAACGAAGGAGAACCAAACACCGATTATACGGTAGATCCAGAAGGTTCGGTTTCGATTATCGAAGTAAACAAAGATTATACAGTTACTACATTGAATTTTGCAGGTTTTGCAAGTCAAGTGGCTACTTTAAGAACGCAAGGTTTCAGAGTTTCAAAAACGGCAACGAGTTTTGTTGCTGATATCGAACCAGAGTACATCACAATCGATGCGGATTCTAAAACGGCTTGGGTAACCTTGCAGGAAAACAACGGAGTGGCTAAAGTAGATTTGGCTTCTAAAAAAATTACTTCGCTTTTTGGATTGGGTTACAA from Flavobacterium nitratireducens includes:
- a CDS encoding choice-of-anchor I family protein, with translation MKNFGISLVAALFIFCSCENDKVKDNEEFEVNEDVASFKEVGTITIGGAGAAEISAYDETTKRLFTVNNSATNQIDVIDLSNPMSPVKLAVINLTPYNGASNSVAVYGGKLAVALESTTNKQSNGKVVVFNTSDYSLVKEITVGALPDMVTFSPDGKYIMTANEGEPNTDYTVDPEGSVSIIEVNKDYTVTTLNFAGFASQVATLRTQGFRVSKTATSFVADIEPEYITIDADSKTAWVTLQENNGVAKVDLASKKITSLFGLGYKDFNTADNAIDVSDKDGAIAFNPWKVKGMYMPDAIANYTVNGTPYFITANEGDAREYGTYADVARLKTLNLDTTIFPNAAALKADTSMGRLNLISTEGDSDNDSDLDELISFGGRSFTIWNGNTGSLVYDSKNDLDKRSNDFGTYDDARSDDKGSEPEAVVVAKMGNKNILFVGLERTDTVIVYDISNPSAPKYVQSIRTGDAPEGLLFVRASKSPNKRSLLVVSSEGDGVVKFFQPDLL